A single window of Drosophila suzukii chromosome 3, CBGP_Dsuzu_IsoJpt1.0, whole genome shotgun sequence DNA harbors:
- the mino gene encoding glycerol-3-phosphate acyltransferase 1, mitochondrial isoform X2, translating to MTLEEFHARGWFEEPKTQNAVAHGIGTQNMLELTPQSGQKPFKKLFDWGVLFPYVAQVVRSEKFEYRQVTEIVHNDVVLKHAIKQAAELTLREQRYAKNGHRLLTRSASGDQKAQEEDDEKKGISYQSILRKQEQRAISILKDMGSTLNNGLLAFTSWILYKLLPCFLSGVVTNTKQIEMLKTATERSPGTPLIFVPLHRSHLDYIMVTWILTNNDIRSPLVAAGNNLQIPVFGGLLRGLGAFFIKRKIDPVEGKKDVLYRAALHLYLTHALKQGHNVEFFIEGGRTRTGKPCMPKGGILSVIVNAFMDGSIPDALLVPVSVNYERLVDGNFVREQKGEKKIPESFTKAISGIWKALKSNYGLMRIDFNEPYSIRELVNSYNKIAREDGNNTKVYKPAARVLQHNQSTSSLYGTDVVCEEHRNLIESISRQVVFDCAAATSVMSTNALAFLLLTRFRNGAEEQIMAEALDDLRNSLSGCKDMGFSGESAQILAYACDLLGSGLVTRTRDENGRMLIRAVNSVESFIELAYYSNVLTPHFALSSILLATFHSLLPETENKKEAGVSRKKLMDTALENCQIYRYEFILNKPTQVLESLLYKQLDDLLISGCVRSEKLHNDAPNADECKRLANSLAADLDEDDDYLHVGNGDADEPKLLFASDTLPQQRYICEVLAPFAWTYVTVAQSLQILHRNSMLESEFISFVINDLSSKVKRGSCIYAESISTDSVRNCLKLLEKWSVIEVCNQQGMRLISLNTLYEMSRESLNAIVKKIDAIVPKFNSGYFNVTP from the exons ATGACGCTGGAGGAGTTTCACGCTCGCGGCTGGTTCGAG GAGCCCAAGACCCAGAACGCGGTGGCACATGGCATCGGGACGCAGAATATGTTGGAGCTGACCCCGCAGTCGGGTCAGAAGCCCTTCAAGAAGCTTTTCGACTGGGGCGTGCTGTTTCCGTATGTTGCTCAGGTGGTGCGCAGCGAGAAGTTCGAATACCGACAG GTCACCGAGATCGTGCACAACGATGTTGTGCTCAAGCACGCCATTAAACAGGCCGCCGAGCTTACGCTAAGGGAACAGCGTTACGCCAAAAatggacatcgactgctcacGCGCAGCGCCAGTGGAGATCAGAAGGCGCAGGAGGAGGACGACGAGAAAAAGGGTATATCCTATCAGTCCATTCTGCGCAAACAGGAACAGCGCGCCATTAGCATACTGAAGGACATGGGCTCCACCCTGAACAACGGACTGTTGGCCTTCACCTCCTGGATACTCTACAAGCTGCTTCCGTGCTTTCTCTCCGGCGTCGTGACCAACACCAAGCAGATCGAGATGCTAAAAACTGCAACGGAACGTTCGCCGGGTACTCCTTTGATCTTTGTGCCACTGCATCGCAGCCATCTGGACTACATCATGGTCACGTGGATACTCACCAACAACGATATACGTAGTCCACTGGTCGCCGCCGGCAATAATCTGCAGATCCCCGTTTTCGGTGGACTTTTGCGTGGTCTGGGCGCGTTCTTTATCAAGCGCAAGATCGACCCAGTGGAGGGCAAGAAGGATGTACTGTATCGGGCTGCCCTTCACCTGTATCTCACCCACGCCTTAAAGCAGGGTCACAATGTGGAGTTCTTTATTGAGGGCGGACGTACGCGCACTGGAAAGCCGTGCATGCCCAAGGGCGGCATCCTCTCTGTGATTGTGAACGCCTTTATGGATGGCAGCATACCCGATGCCCTGTTGGTGCCCGTGTCCGTCAACTACGAGCGTCTCGTCGACGGCAACTTTGTGCGCGAGCAGAAGGGCGAGAAAAAGATACCGGAGTCATTCACTAAGGCCATTTCTGGCATTTGGAAGGCCCTGAAATCGAACTATGGCCTTATGCGCATTGACTTCAACGAGCCGTACTCCATTCGGGAGCTGGTCAACTCGTACAACAAGATAGCACGAGAGGATGGAAACAATACAAAGGTCTACAAGCCAGCTGCCAG AGTACTGCAGCACAATCAGTCCACATCCTCGCTGTACGGCACCGATGTTGTATGCGAGGAGCACCGCAATCTCATCGAAAGCATCTCGCGCCAGGTGGTCTTCGACTGCGCCGCCGCCACCTCTGTGATGTCAACCAATGCGCTTGCCTTTTTGCTACTCACCCGATTCAGAAACGGAGCCGAGGAGCAGATTATGGCCGAGGCCCTAGATGATTTGAGAAACTCTTTATCTGGCTGCAAGGACATGGGTTTTTCCGGGGAATCCGCGCAGATCCTGGCATATGCCTGTGACCTACTTGGTTCAG GTCTTGTGACTCGCACTCGGGATGAGAATGGGCGTATGTTGATTAGGGCTGTGAATTCAGTGGAAAGCTTTATTGAGCTGGCCTACTACTCAAACGTGCTGACCCCGCACTTTGCCCTCAGTTCGATACTGTTGGCCACCTTCCACTCCCTGCTCCCAGAAACGGAGAACAAAAAAGAGGCTGGAGTGTCCCGCAAAAAGCTGATGGACACCGCCCTGGAAAACTGCCAGATCTATCGTTACGAATTTATACTGAACAAGCCGACTCAAGTGCTGGAGAGCTTGCTGTACAAGCAGTTGGACGACCTCTTGATTAGTGGTTGCGTTCGGTCTGAAAAG CTGCACAATGATGCGCCAAATGCGGATGAATGCAAACGCTTGGCCAACAGCCTGGCTGCAGACCTTGACGAGGACGACGACTACCTCCATGTGGGCAACGGCGATGCTGATGAGCCCAAGTTGCTCTTCGCCAGCGATACCCTGCCGCAGCAGCGCTACATCTGCGAGGTGCTGGCGCCCTTCGCCTGGACGTATGTGACTGTGGCGCAATCCCTGCAAATACTCCACCGAAACTCCATGTTGGAGTCTGAATTTATTAGCTTTGTGATTAACGATTTGAGCAGTAAGGTCAAGCGCGGCAGCTGCATTTATG CTGAAAGCATATCAACTGACTCCGTGCGCAACTGTCTGAAGCTGTTGGAGAAATGGTCTGTGATCGAGGTGTGCAACCAGCAGGGCATGCGCCTGATCTCACTCAACACGCTCTACGAGATGTCTCGGGAGTCGCTCAACGCGATCGTCAAGAAGATTGACGCAATTGTGCCAAAATTCAACTCTGGTTACTTTAATGTAACGCCCTAA
- the NSD gene encoding nuclear receptor binding SET domain protein, which yields MKLSTDAHSEIEGDAAHGNIMCNSASDPQAIDAGNDESVATEGDDGEVPTPKDAGNSTPVRRLVKVNSGQIAVVAMAGEESEVENQQRQTPTPKQQRLTMVNRKRDLINLQSALSPKYIGYANANSPTPLSDSDDTIRTTRRRVTQAASLNNSSSTCETLFRDNASPRSTGGGGGGGAQLLSSKAYMSPIEKLLIKNGANSPNTTGFEADSEDVAIRPTVRKQRKMKRMSKSKVSIDLETETLEEELSIKIEPSDGDVPMSEESSKPNTETSMISIKSETEAEHETAIEVPIKQEDTTSLDIDNKPEETSIQVLSEEPTDVDKRPEELTFALPFAASTEVDLKSPPDLSSTALATSIKSPSSVSIDSAKGLSIVTDPGWPTYQVGDLFWGKVFSYCFWPCMVCPDPIGQIVGNMPSHPQRSSLDNATVPIQVHVRFFADNGRRNWIKPENLLSFAGLKAFEEQREEVRVKNGPKSAKYRQMVPKRTKVVIWRQAIDEAQLVSQVPYSDRLEKFYQIYESVVTLNKQKRNRTKSMMQDTSDVGSSLYDSTDNLHNKPVTQLVAVKRERSESPFSPAFSPLKSKNDKRAKRRKLSGGIEADTGSTTMAVTPFQTETSMEKNLTPESSIYENPEFGQLFDAVKEYVMVHRSEEKVEKVLLAVVSNIWSLKQIQLRELERDFASGEMDQPLGSSVVGRSNGVGTIKRLSNRLKSMMVRRSMTPVVTPSSTPVPPEPDRRLTEAPKPKKPVNRPIEEVVEDILQLDSKYLFRGLNREPVCKYCYQAGSDLVRCSRSCSSWLHADCLERKETGAPMPKIGSRKATVVSPTSKSPSPDDDHVTADVKVVATGGTPLVCHECSIGEPEGCVICHQIESPASALPSTPTKEDEPPQTLTEDKLLTCSQPLCGKRFHTSCCKYWPQANSSKLSARCPRHVCHTCVSDDPSGKFQQLGSSKLAKCVRCPATYHQDSHCIPAGTQMLNATHIICPRHNIAKADAHVNVLWCYICVKGGELVCCETCPIAVHAHCRNIPIKKNESYICEECESGRLPLYGEIVWAKFNNFRWWPAIILPPTEIPSNILKKAHGENDFVVRFFGTHDHGWISRRRVYLYIEGDTGDSHKTKSQLFRNYTTGVEEASRFLKIIKARRQEQAIGRQSGNKLHPPPYVKIKTNKAVPPVRFSQNLEDLSACYCQPSDEHPCGQESGCLNRMLFNECNPEYCKAGNRCENQMFESRKSPRMEVVYMNERGFGLVNREPIAQGDFVIEYVGEVINHAEFQQRMVQKQRDRDENYYFLGVEKDFIIDAGPKGNLARFMNHSCDPNCETQKWTVNCIHRVGLFAIKDIPVNTELTFNYLWDDLMNNSKKVCFCGATRCSGEIGGKLKDGTAKDTNVPSTGKGKSSSAKVKQLRRGKATTVRIHIAGAKKVKKTPKVKHISADDEPIEVKKEQ from the exons ATGAAGCTGAGCACGGATGCGCACTCCGAGATCGAGGGCGATGCTGCCCATGGCAATATAATGTGCAATTCCGCCTCCGATCCCCAGGCCATCGATGCGGGAAACGACGAGTCGGTGGCTACAGAAGGAGATGATGGTGAAGTCCCAACGCCAAAGGACGCCGGGAACAGTACTCCCGTAAGGCGACTGGTGAAAGTCAATTCCGGACAGATCGCGGTCGTGGCGATGGCAGGGGAGGAGTCCGAGGTAGAAAACCAGCAGCGGCAAACGCCAACACCCAAACAGCAGCGTCTGACCATGGTGAACC GGAAACGCGATCTTATCAACTTGCAATCGGCCCTGAGCCCCAAATACATCGGCTATGCTAATGCCAACTCGCCCACGCCGCTTTCCGACTCCGACGACACGATACGCACAACGAGGCGACGCGTTACCCAAGCGGCGTCCCTAAATAATAGTAGCAGTACCTGCGAGACCCTGTTCCGCGACAATGCATCACCCAGGTCCACCGGGggaggaggaggcggtggCGCCCAGTTGCTCAGCAGCAAGGCCTACATGAGCCCGATTGAGAAGCTGCTGATCAAGAACGGCGCCAATTCGCCCAACACCACAGGCTTCGAGGCGGACTCGGAAGACGTGGCTATTCGACCAACAGTTCGCAAGCAGCGTAAAATGAAGCGTATGTCGAAGTCAAAAGTGTCCATAGACCTGGAAACAGAGACCCTGGAAGAGGAATTGTCTATAAAAATAGAGCCAAGCGATGGGGATGTCCCCATGTCAGAAGAATCCTCAAAACCAAACACTGAAACTTCGATGATCTCCATCAAATCAGAGACTGAGGCTGAGCATGAAACGGCCATAGAGGTTCCTATAAAGCAAGAGGATACTACCAGCTTAGATATAGATAACAAACCAGAAGAAACCAGTATCCAAGTTCTCAGTGAGGAACCAACGGACGTGGACAAAAGACCTGAAGAACTGACATTCGCTCTCCCATTTGCCGCCTCCACAGAGGTGGACTTGAAATCGCCCCCCGACTTGAGCTCCACTGCGCTTGCCACGTCAATCAAATCCCCCTCCTCCGTGAGCATTGATAGCGCCAAAGGCCTGTCCATAGTCACTGATCCCGGTTGGCCAACCTACCAAGTGGGTGATCTGTTTTGGGGCAAGGTCTTCTCGTACTGCTTCTGGCCCTGCATGGTTTGTCCTGATCCGATTGGCCAGATTGTGGGCAACATGCCAAGTCATCCGCAGCGCTCATCCCTGGACAACGCCACGGTGCCCATCCAGGTGCACGTGCGCTTCTTTGCGGACAACGGGCGTCGCAACTGGATCAAGCCGGAGAATCTGCTGAGCTTCGCCGGGCTCAAGGCCTTTGAGGAGCAGCGCGAGGAAGTGCGAGTCAAGAACGGACCAAAGAGCGCAAAGTACCGACAGATGGTGCCCAAGCGGACGAAGGTGGTCATCTGGCGGCAAGCCATCGATGAGGCCCAGCTTGTGTCCCAGGTCCCGTACTCCGATCGTCTCGAAAAATTCTACCAGATCTACGAGAGTGTGGT GACACTGAATAAGCAGAAGCGCAACCGAACCAAATCTATGATGCAGGACACTTCGGACGTGGGCAGCAGTCTGTACGATTCCACGGATAACCTCCACAACAAACCAGTCACGCAGTTGGTGGCCGTGAAGCGGGAGCGGTCAGAGTCGCCTTTCAGCCCTGCTTTCTCGCCCCTAAAGAGCAAAAATGATAAGCGGGCCAAGCGTCGCAAACTAAGCGGTGGCATCGAAGCGGATACTGGCAGCACCACCATGGCAGTGACACCTTTTCAGACCGAAACCAGCATGGAAAAGAACCTTACACCAGAGTCCTCCATTTATGAAAATCCCGAGTTTGGCCAACTGTTCGATGCCGTCAAGGAATACGTGATGGTGCACCGTTCCGAGGAAAAAGTGGAAAAGGTTCTGCTCGCCGTGGTCAGCAATATCTGGTCCCTTAAGCAGATCCAGTTGCGCGAGCTTGAACGTGACTTTGCCAGCGGCGAGATGGACCAGCCATTGGGTTCATCGGTGGTGGGTCGGAGCAACGGAGTGGGCACAATCAAACGGCTCTCTAATCGTCTCAAAAGCATGATGGTGCGCCGCAGCATGACCCCAGTGGTGACACCCAGTTCAACGCCGGTACCTCCGGAACCGGATCGTCGCCTGACTGAGGCGCCTAAACCCAAAAAGCCCGTCAACCGGCCCATTGAGGAGGTGGTCGAAGATATCTTGCAGCTGGACAGCAAGTACCTTTTCCGCGGGCTCAACCGCGAGCCGGTGTGCAAATACTGCTACCAGGCGGGCTCCGATCTGGTGCGCTGTTCGCGCAGTTGCTCCAGCTGGCTGCATGCCGACTGCCTTGAACGAAAGGAGACAGGAGCTCCGATGCCCAAGATTGGCAGCAGAAAGGCCACCGTCGTCTCGCCCACATCGAAGTCGCCCAGTCCTGATGATGACCATGTAACAGCTGATGTCAAGGTGGTTGCCACTGGTGGCACTCCACTCGTTTGCCACGAGTGCAGCATCGGCGAACCGGAAGGCTGTGTTATTTGCCACCAAATTGAATCACCAGCAAGTGCTCTACCAAGCACACCAACCAAGGAGGACGAACCACCACAGACCCTAACCGAAGATAAACTACTGACATGTAGCCAGCCTCTGTGTGGCAAGAGGTTCCACACGAGCTGCTGCAAGTATTGGCCGCAGGCGAACAGCAGTAAACTCTCGGCCCGGTGCCCACGGCACGTGTGCCACACATGCGTCTCTGACGATCCCAGCGGCAAGTTCCAGCAGCTGGGCAGCTCCAAACTGGCCAAGTGCGTTCGCTGTCCAGCCACCTATCACCAGGACTCTCACTGCATTCCAGCCGGCACACAGATGTTgaatgccacccatatcatcTGTCCGCGACACAACATCGCCAAGGCGGATGCACACGTCAATGTGTTGTGGTGCTACATCTGCGTGAAGGGCGGAGAACTGGTCTGTTGCGAAACGTGCCCTATTGCTGTTCACGCCCACTGCCGGAATATTCCAATTAAGAAGAACGAGAGCTACATCTGCGAGGAGTGCGAGAGCGGACGACTGCCGCTGTACGGCGAAATTGTGTGGGCTAAGTTCAACAACTTTCGCTGGTGGCCGGCCATCATCCTGCCGCCCACCGAAATACCAAGCAATATCTTGAAGAAAGCCCATGGAGAGAATGATTTTGTCGTACGATTCTTTGGCACCCACGATCATGGCTGGATTTCCCGGCGACGCGTTTACCTCTACATCGAGGGGGACACGGGAGATAGTCATAAGACCAAGTCGCAGCTGTTCCGGAACTACACCACCGGCGTGGAGGAGGCGTCGCGCTTCCTGAAAATAATCAAAGCCCGACGTCAGGAACAGGCCATTGGTCGGCAAAGCGGCAATAAGCTCCATCCGCCACCGTATGTGAAAATCAAGACCAACAAGGCGGTTCCACCAGTTCGTTTCTCCCAGAATCTCGAGGATTTGAGTGCTTGTTATTGCCAGCCGAGCGACGAGCATCCCTGCGGGCAGGAATCAGGCTGCCTAAATCGCATGCTTTTCAATGAATGCAATCCTGAGTACTGCAAGGCTGGCAATCGTTGCGAAAATCAAATGTTTGAGTCGCGCAAGTCGCCACGCATGGAAGTAGTTTACATGAACGAGCGGGGATTCGGACTCGTCAACCGCGAGCCCATTGCCCAAGGTGATTTTGTCATCGAGTATGTGGGCGAGGTGATCAACCATGCTGAGTTTCAACAACGCATGGTGCAGAAGCAGCGGGATCGGGATGAGAACTATTACTTTTTGGGCGTGGAAAAGGACTTTATTATCGATGCAGGACCAAAGGGCAACTTAGCTCGCTTCATGAACCATTCCTGCGATCCCAACTGCGAGACCCAAAAGTGGACCGTAAACTGCATCCATCGTGTTGGTTTGTTTGCCATCAAGGACATTCCAGTG AACACGGAGCTCACCTTTAACTACTTGTGGGATGATCTAATGAACAACAGCAAGAAGGTCTGTTTTTGTGGAGCAACTCGGTGTTCCGGCGAGATCGGTGGCAAGCTCAAAGATGGCACAGCAAAG GACACGAATGTGCCGTCGACAGGCAAGGGAAAGAGCAGCAGTGCCAAGGTGAAACAGCTCCGCCGGGGGAAGGCTACCACCGTTCGTATTCATATTGCGGGTGCCAAGAAGGTTAAAAAGACTCCAAAAGTTAAACATATTAGTGCCGACGACGAGCCAATTGAAGTTAAGAAAGAGCAATGA
- the nenya gene encoding RING finger protein nenya, whose product MFRVHCNQCFRRRDLEPSVIFHMTRCQHVFCNSCFNELSAENKCIICKRELKAVPISREMPRTVGNYFEDPLRFLELYRKVSKFQNEQRTFDNLGFYRRMQKHEKHKLQLEGYCKLEAQLNQKIQKEKKCIEDMRTYIKYYEDAAEKKRRPSIEKKSHASEIKTTWGNQSHRPRPRTPSVTTSEHTQSDEYMTTFFLDSDEEENQTRPSSEKTFHL is encoded by the coding sequence ATGTTTCGAGTCCATTGCAATCAGTGCTTTCGTCGGCGCGACCTTGAGCCATCGGTGATCTTCCACATGACTCGATGCCAGCACGTCTTTTGCAACTCCTGTTTTAACGAACTTTCGGCAGAAAACAAGTGCATAATCTGTAAGAGGGAGCTCAAGGCTGTGCCGATCTCTCGCGAAATGCCACGTACTGTTGGCAATTACTTTGAGGACCCGCTCCGATTCCTGGAGCTCTACCGCAAGGTCAGCAAGTTCCAAAACGAGCAGCGTACTTTTGACAACCTGGGATTCTATCGTCGGATGCAGAAACACGAGAAACATAAGCTCCAGCTGGAGGGATACTGCAAGCTGGAGGCTCAGCTCAACCAGAAGATTCAAAAGGAGAAGAAATGCATAGAGGATATGCGCACCTACATCAAGTACTACGAGGACGCAGCCGAAAAGAAGCGACGGCCCAGTATTGAAAAGAAATCCCATGCCTCGGAAATAAAAACAACCTGGGGCAACCAGTCACATCGTCCCCGCCCAAGGACACCCTCAGTAACCACATCCGAACACACCCAGTCGGACGAGTACATGACAACCTTCTTTCTGGACTCGGACGAGGAGGAGAATCAAACTCGTCCATCCAGCGAGAAAACATTTCATCTATAA
- the mino gene encoding glycerol-3-phosphate acyltransferase 1, mitochondrial isoform X1, whose translation MLTTVLNFAQRVAEISLLGGIEIASVALIVYYIFAKTRAPVIIAGLFPNLNLSYRTSYLSKINTIRSDLLVTLRSSNEPKTQNAVAHGIGTQNMLELTPQSGQKPFKKLFDWGVLFPYVAQVVRSEKFEYRQVTEIVHNDVVLKHAIKQAAELTLREQRYAKNGHRLLTRSASGDQKAQEEDDEKKGISYQSILRKQEQRAISILKDMGSTLNNGLLAFTSWILYKLLPCFLSGVVTNTKQIEMLKTATERSPGTPLIFVPLHRSHLDYIMVTWILTNNDIRSPLVAAGNNLQIPVFGGLLRGLGAFFIKRKIDPVEGKKDVLYRAALHLYLTHALKQGHNVEFFIEGGRTRTGKPCMPKGGILSVIVNAFMDGSIPDALLVPVSVNYERLVDGNFVREQKGEKKIPESFTKAISGIWKALKSNYGLMRIDFNEPYSIRELVNSYNKIAREDGNNTKVYKPAARVLQHNQSTSSLYGTDVVCEEHRNLIESISRQVVFDCAAATSVMSTNALAFLLLTRFRNGAEEQIMAEALDDLRNSLSGCKDMGFSGESAQILAYACDLLGSGLVTRTRDENGRMLIRAVNSVESFIELAYYSNVLTPHFALSSILLATFHSLLPETENKKEAGVSRKKLMDTALENCQIYRYEFILNKPTQVLESLLYKQLDDLLISGCVRSEKLHNDAPNADECKRLANSLAADLDEDDDYLHVGNGDADEPKLLFASDTLPQQRYICEVLAPFAWTYVTVAQSLQILHRNSMLESEFISFVINDLSSKVKRGSCIYAESISTDSVRNCLKLLEKWSVIEVCNQQGMRLISLNTLYEMSRESLNAIVKKIDAIVPKFNSGYFNVTP comes from the exons ATGTTGACGACCGTCCTGAACTTTGCCCAGCGCGTCGCCGAGATTTCTTTGCTCGGCGGCATCGAGATTGCATCAGTTGCCCTTATTGTCTACTACATATTCGCGAAGACGAG GGCACCTGTTATCATCGCTGGCCTGTTTCCCAACCTGAATCTGAGCTACCGGACGAGCTACCTAAGCAAGATCAACACCATTCGAAGCGATCTCCTGGTCACTTTGCGATCATCCAAT GAGCCCAAGACCCAGAACGCGGTGGCACATGGCATCGGGACGCAGAATATGTTGGAGCTGACCCCGCAGTCGGGTCAGAAGCCCTTCAAGAAGCTTTTCGACTGGGGCGTGCTGTTTCCGTATGTTGCTCAGGTGGTGCGCAGCGAGAAGTTCGAATACCGACAG GTCACCGAGATCGTGCACAACGATGTTGTGCTCAAGCACGCCATTAAACAGGCCGCCGAGCTTACGCTAAGGGAACAGCGTTACGCCAAAAatggacatcgactgctcacGCGCAGCGCCAGTGGAGATCAGAAGGCGCAGGAGGAGGACGACGAGAAAAAGGGTATATCCTATCAGTCCATTCTGCGCAAACAGGAACAGCGCGCCATTAGCATACTGAAGGACATGGGCTCCACCCTGAACAACGGACTGTTGGCCTTCACCTCCTGGATACTCTACAAGCTGCTTCCGTGCTTTCTCTCCGGCGTCGTGACCAACACCAAGCAGATCGAGATGCTAAAAACTGCAACGGAACGTTCGCCGGGTACTCCTTTGATCTTTGTGCCACTGCATCGCAGCCATCTGGACTACATCATGGTCACGTGGATACTCACCAACAACGATATACGTAGTCCACTGGTCGCCGCCGGCAATAATCTGCAGATCCCCGTTTTCGGTGGACTTTTGCGTGGTCTGGGCGCGTTCTTTATCAAGCGCAAGATCGACCCAGTGGAGGGCAAGAAGGATGTACTGTATCGGGCTGCCCTTCACCTGTATCTCACCCACGCCTTAAAGCAGGGTCACAATGTGGAGTTCTTTATTGAGGGCGGACGTACGCGCACTGGAAAGCCGTGCATGCCCAAGGGCGGCATCCTCTCTGTGATTGTGAACGCCTTTATGGATGGCAGCATACCCGATGCCCTGTTGGTGCCCGTGTCCGTCAACTACGAGCGTCTCGTCGACGGCAACTTTGTGCGCGAGCAGAAGGGCGAGAAAAAGATACCGGAGTCATTCACTAAGGCCATTTCTGGCATTTGGAAGGCCCTGAAATCGAACTATGGCCTTATGCGCATTGACTTCAACGAGCCGTACTCCATTCGGGAGCTGGTCAACTCGTACAACAAGATAGCACGAGAGGATGGAAACAATACAAAGGTCTACAAGCCAGCTGCCAG AGTACTGCAGCACAATCAGTCCACATCCTCGCTGTACGGCACCGATGTTGTATGCGAGGAGCACCGCAATCTCATCGAAAGCATCTCGCGCCAGGTGGTCTTCGACTGCGCCGCCGCCACCTCTGTGATGTCAACCAATGCGCTTGCCTTTTTGCTACTCACCCGATTCAGAAACGGAGCCGAGGAGCAGATTATGGCCGAGGCCCTAGATGATTTGAGAAACTCTTTATCTGGCTGCAAGGACATGGGTTTTTCCGGGGAATCCGCGCAGATCCTGGCATATGCCTGTGACCTACTTGGTTCAG GTCTTGTGACTCGCACTCGGGATGAGAATGGGCGTATGTTGATTAGGGCTGTGAATTCAGTGGAAAGCTTTATTGAGCTGGCCTACTACTCAAACGTGCTGACCCCGCACTTTGCCCTCAGTTCGATACTGTTGGCCACCTTCCACTCCCTGCTCCCAGAAACGGAGAACAAAAAAGAGGCTGGAGTGTCCCGCAAAAAGCTGATGGACACCGCCCTGGAAAACTGCCAGATCTATCGTTACGAATTTATACTGAACAAGCCGACTCAAGTGCTGGAGAGCTTGCTGTACAAGCAGTTGGACGACCTCTTGATTAGTGGTTGCGTTCGGTCTGAAAAG CTGCACAATGATGCGCCAAATGCGGATGAATGCAAACGCTTGGCCAACAGCCTGGCTGCAGACCTTGACGAGGACGACGACTACCTCCATGTGGGCAACGGCGATGCTGATGAGCCCAAGTTGCTCTTCGCCAGCGATACCCTGCCGCAGCAGCGCTACATCTGCGAGGTGCTGGCGCCCTTCGCCTGGACGTATGTGACTGTGGCGCAATCCCTGCAAATACTCCACCGAAACTCCATGTTGGAGTCTGAATTTATTAGCTTTGTGATTAACGATTTGAGCAGTAAGGTCAAGCGCGGCAGCTGCATTTATG CTGAAAGCATATCAACTGACTCCGTGCGCAACTGTCTGAAGCTGTTGGAGAAATGGTCTGTGATCGAGGTGTGCAACCAGCAGGGCATGCGCCTGATCTCACTCAACACGCTCTACGAGATGTCTCGGGAGTCGCTCAACGCGATCGTCAAGAAGATTGACGCAATTGTGCCAAAATTCAACTCTGGTTACTTTAATGTAACGCCCTAA